Proteins co-encoded in one Leptolyngbya boryana PCC 6306 genomic window:
- a CDS encoding PepSY-associated TM helix domain-containing protein: MQPIRLRKLVFTLHRYVGLAVGLILVVIGLTGSLLVFEPELDRALIHAQFGNIVPQSQQVSIPSVVDKIKSAKPDWAVRGIDTPITPDDAMRVTIESPNKPDLEVLVNPYTGQIIGERIRDRTLTGFLLMFHYTLAAGDAGIAIAGIAALLLFILSLTGICLWSGWRKLISGFKIKWNGHIKRVNFDIHKVIGIVAAIFLALTGITGFGWNFYPQVDPLIYAATFTPQPIEATSKFIPNTPTVTLTQVLQRADAALPGTKTTYVNLPATSDGVFQINKQFPEERDLFRSRVYIDRYTGEVVQVRDSRHLRLGDQVVDAFTPLHFGTFGGLPTRIIYVFVGLAPTILLATGFVMWRCRKPRYKTKACK; the protein is encoded by the coding sequence ATGCAGCCTATACGTCTCCGCAAATTAGTGTTTACTCTGCATCGCTATGTTGGGCTTGCCGTTGGATTGATTCTAGTTGTAATTGGGCTAACGGGCAGCTTGCTCGTCTTTGAACCTGAACTCGATCGCGCTTTGATTCATGCTCAGTTTGGCAACATTGTGCCGCAGTCGCAGCAGGTTTCGATTCCATCGGTCGTAGATAAAATCAAATCTGCTAAACCCGATTGGGCGGTTCGTGGCATCGACACCCCCATCACACCTGATGACGCAATGCGAGTCACAATCGAGTCCCCCAACAAACCCGATCTAGAAGTGCTAGTCAATCCTTACACTGGACAGATTATCGGAGAGCGAATTCGCGATCGCACGCTGACCGGGTTTCTTTTGATGTTTCACTATACTTTAGCGGCAGGAGATGCAGGAATCGCGATCGCGGGCATTGCTGCATTGTTGTTGTTTATTCTGAGCCTGACTGGAATCTGCTTGTGGTCGGGTTGGCGCAAACTGATTTCAGGCTTCAAGATTAAATGGAATGGGCATATCAAGCGCGTCAACTTTGATATTCACAAAGTTATCGGAATAGTTGCGGCAATCTTTTTAGCTTTGACTGGAATTACAGGCTTTGGATGGAACTTCTATCCTCAAGTCGATCCACTCATTTATGCCGCTACTTTTACCCCTCAACCAATCGAGGCAACATCTAAATTCATCCCCAATACCCCGACCGTAACGCTAACGCAGGTTCTACAGCGTGCAGATGCTGCACTCCCCGGAACTAAAACTACCTACGTCAACTTACCCGCTACTTCCGATGGTGTGTTTCAAATCAACAAACAATTTCCAGAGGAGCGCGACTTATTTCGTAGCCGAGTGTACATCGATCGCTATACAGGCGAAGTAGTACAAGTGAGAGATTCGCGCCATCTTCGCCTCGGCGATCAGGTTGTAGACGCTTTCACACCTCTCCATTTCGGCACTTTTGGTGGGCTACCCACTCGGATTATTTATGTTTTTGTTGGCTTAGCTCCCACTATTCTATTAGCCACAGGTTTCGTTATGTGGAGATGTCGTAAGCCTCGGTACAAAACAAAAGCTTGCAAGTGA
- a CDS encoding helix-turn-helix transcriptional regulator — MKISEQDYIALFQDVEQNQTTDTQSGYSETVFRYPAVLAEGQEIDIELRQGFLLQIANYQFHRPVSLALSECEHPLEFGFQLAGSGQTQYKSFHPGETIICGCGMAPSLLCEPAPDEQQQEVVVHIEPEVFKAFVGIHSDEIPSSMQHLFRRYDQKYFTRAGIITSQMQTALQQILQCPFEGLIKRMYLESKVLELMALQLQQGVEAESFPKPINGLEREIRDRVQQAKEILEKQLDHPPSELMLAELVGLSHYQLKQGFRKAFGVTPFQYLHQYRMEQARLLLSDGKKRVSEVAIAVGYSHFGQFAATFKRRFGITPSECLKGKKP; from the coding sequence ATGAAAATTTCTGAACAAGACTACATTGCATTATTTCAGGATGTAGAGCAAAATCAGACAACTGATACTCAAAGTGGTTATTCTGAAACTGTGTTTCGGTATCCAGCAGTATTGGCTGAAGGGCAAGAAATTGACATTGAACTCCGTCAAGGATTCTTACTTCAGATTGCTAATTATCAATTTCATCGACCTGTTAGCCTTGCGTTATCTGAGTGCGAGCATCCCTTAGAGTTTGGCTTTCAGCTTGCTGGGAGTGGGCAAACTCAATATAAATCGTTTCATCCAGGTGAAACGATCATCTGTGGGTGCGGTATGGCTCCGAGTTTGCTATGTGAACCTGCGCCCGATGAACAACAGCAAGAAGTTGTGGTGCATATTGAGCCAGAAGTTTTCAAGGCATTCGTTGGAATTCATTCTGATGAAATTCCAAGCTCAATGCAGCACTTGTTTAGAAGATACGATCAAAAATACTTTACTCGCGCTGGGATCATCACATCACAAATGCAAACGGCATTGCAACAGATTTTGCAATGTCCGTTTGAAGGCTTAATTAAGCGGATGTATTTAGAAAGCAAAGTCCTGGAACTGATGGCGCTGCAATTGCAACAGGGAGTTGAAGCAGAGTCATTTCCTAAACCCATCAATGGATTAGAACGAGAGATTCGCGATCGCGTTCAGCAAGCGAAAGAAATCCTAGAGAAGCAGCTTGATCATCCCCCTTCAGAACTGATGCTCGCAGAACTGGTTGGATTGAGTCATTACCAATTAAAACAAGGATTTCGTAAAGCGTTTGGCGTAACGCCCTTTCAATATCTGCATCAATATCGGATGGAACAGGCAAGGTTGTTGCTCAGTGATGGCAAAAAGCGGGTGTCGGAGGTCGCGATTGCGGTGGGCTATTCGCATTTTGGGCAGTTTGCGGCGACGTTCAAGCGACGGTTTGGGATTACACCGAGCGAGTGTTTGAAAGGAAAAAAGCCGTAA
- a CDS encoding IS1182 family transposase produces the protein MPHIQGQNRHSEVQFPPTLDEYIDAENPVRFLDAFVDQLDLAALGFERATAAVEGRPGYHPGDLLKLYLYGYLNRIRSSRGLERETHRNVELMWLLKQLRPDHKTIADFRKVHSDALRGVCREFTKLCKELELFGGELVAIDGSKFVAVNSRDRNFGMAKLQAILKGVDEEIERYLKDLEQQDAEMAAVQPEKTERLHHKLERLRKRKATHEAIQAEMIAQGETQISLTDSDSRYMVGGTGTVVGYNVQTVVDAKHKLIVAHEVTNDVTDQLWLAAMALQAQEAMEVEEIEAVADRGYYDAQNVKQCVDAGMTPYVAKPPTSKNGPLGRFTKEAFTYHAQADEYECPAGERLTFRYESVEKGRLKRHYKRSASVCRACELREHCTANPAGRKISRWIDEHLLEEMRERLKANPQIMRQRREMSEHPFGTLKRGMNQGYFLCRGLTKVRGEMSLSILSYNLKRVFNILGVEAMLAGLARKKNGK, from the coding sequence ATGCCTCATATTCAAGGGCAAAATCGGCACAGCGAAGTGCAATTTCCGCCGACTTTAGATGAATACATCGATGCTGAAAATCCCGTGCGCTTTCTCGATGCGTTCGTGGATCAACTGGACTTAGCCGCCTTAGGGTTTGAACGAGCCACAGCAGCGGTGGAAGGGAGACCCGGTTATCATCCTGGCGATCTGCTCAAGCTCTACCTGTATGGCTACCTCAATCGCATCCGCTCGAGTCGAGGCTTGGAGCGAGAAACGCATCGGAACGTGGAATTGATGTGGCTGCTGAAGCAATTGCGCCCCGACCACAAAACGATTGCAGATTTCCGCAAAGTTCACAGCGATGCCCTGCGCGGAGTGTGCCGGGAGTTTACGAAGCTATGCAAAGAATTGGAATTGTTCGGGGGTGAGTTGGTTGCCATCGATGGCAGCAAGTTTGTGGCAGTCAACAGTCGAGACCGCAACTTTGGTATGGCAAAACTTCAAGCCATTCTCAAGGGCGTAGATGAAGAGATTGAGCGCTACTTGAAAGATCTGGAGCAACAGGATGCCGAAATGGCAGCCGTACAGCCTGAAAAAACGGAGCGACTCCACCACAAACTCGAGCGACTCAGAAAACGCAAAGCGACGCACGAAGCGATTCAAGCCGAGATGATTGCACAAGGAGAGACCCAAATCTCGCTCACCGACTCGGACAGCCGTTACATGGTCGGAGGAACGGGTACAGTGGTCGGGTATAACGTGCAGACCGTCGTGGATGCAAAGCACAAGCTGATTGTGGCGCATGAGGTAACGAATGATGTGACGGATCAATTGTGGCTTGCAGCTATGGCATTGCAAGCTCAGGAAGCGATGGAGGTTGAGGAAATCGAAGCCGTCGCAGATCGGGGCTACTATGATGCTCAGAATGTGAAGCAATGCGTCGATGCTGGGATGACTCCCTATGTTGCCAAGCCTCCGACCTCGAAGAATGGTCCGCTCGGACGCTTTACCAAAGAAGCCTTTACCTATCATGCTCAAGCAGACGAGTATGAGTGTCCCGCAGGCGAACGATTGACCTTTCGGTATGAGTCGGTCGAAAAAGGGCGACTGAAGCGACACTACAAGCGGTCGGCTTCAGTATGCCGAGCCTGCGAACTGAGAGAACACTGCACAGCGAACCCAGCAGGACGCAAGATTTCGCGTTGGATAGATGAGCATTTACTGGAGGAGATGCGGGAGCGATTGAAAGCGAATCCGCAAATCATGCGACAGCGACGGGAGATGAGTGAACATCCGTTTGGAACGCTGAAACGAGGAATGAATCAGGGCTACTTCTTGTGTCGTGGGCTAACCAAGGTTAGGGGCGAGATGAGTTTATCGATTTTGAGCTACAACTTGAAACGAGTGTTCAACATTTTAGGAGTTGAAGCGATGCTTGCCGGGTTAGCAAGAAAAAAGAACGGTAAATGA
- a CDS encoding alpha/beta fold hydrolase — protein MIEPSRDLYFLAPHPSNSKHPLLVFLPGMDETGKELLSLETKSLAAGFDVRCLVIPPENFMPWEELTESTIALIQAELETVSRQSVYLCGESLGGCLALKLIERAPHLVKRLILVNCASSFHRVAWLKQSPRLMAWTPPLLYRLSPIVILWLTSALIRIPLARLRILWKAAQVAPKKTAEYRLSQLIEFRIDQTLLDRFTQPVLLIASQADRLLPSVRLCENSRKSTNELPWNSVFDESTRCLIFKGKIGTAKCNFRRL, from the coding sequence ATGATCGAACCTAGTCGTGATCTCTATTTCCTGGCTCCTCATCCCTCAAACTCAAAGCATCCATTGCTGGTTTTTTTACCTGGAATGGATGAAACAGGCAAAGAGTTGCTTTCTCTTGAAACCAAAAGTTTGGCAGCGGGCTTCGATGTTCGTTGTCTTGTGATTCCACCTGAAAATTTTATGCCCTGGGAGGAACTGACAGAAAGCACGATCGCATTGATTCAAGCAGAGTTAGAAACAGTATCGCGACAGTCCGTTTATCTATGTGGTGAATCATTAGGAGGCTGTCTTGCCTTGAAATTGATCGAACGCGCTCCGCATTTAGTGAAACGCTTGATTCTGGTTAACTGTGCTTCTTCGTTTCATCGGGTTGCTTGGCTGAAGCAAAGTCCACGCCTGATGGCTTGGACACCACCACTGCTTTACAGGTTGTCTCCGATCGTCATCCTATGGTTAACCTCCGCGCTCATCCGCATTCCACTGGCAAGGCTGCGAATCCTTTGGAAAGCTGCCCAAGTTGCACCGAAAAAAACGGCTGAGTATCGACTATCACAGTTAATTGAGTTTCGGATTGATCAAACTCTCCTCGATCGCTTCACCCAGCCTGTTTTACTGATTGCGAGTCAGGCGGATCGACTGCTGCCATCAGTTAGACTGTGTGAAAACTCTAGAAAAAGTACAAATGAGCTACCTTGGAACAGTGTTTTCGACGAGTCAACCCGATGCCTCATATTCAAGGGCAAAATCGGCACAGCGAAGTGCAATTTCCGCCGACTTTAG
- a CDS encoding transposase → MITNWQNAQGGIRQVSIGATRNEFDFANHLANTIEINPEASWIFVLDQLNTHQSASLVRLVAACCQLDLDLGIKGKSGILHSMASQSAFLSDSTYRIRLVYVPKHISWLNQIECWFSILVRRLIRRGNFTSTEDLKHQIQAFIRYFNCTMAKPFNWKFRGFAPQPH, encoded by the coding sequence TTGATTACAAATTGGCAGAATGCTCAGGGCGGCATTAGACAAGTTTCAATCGGAGCAACTCGCAATGAATTCGACTTTGCCAACCATCTTGCCAACACGATTGAGATAAACCCAGAAGCCAGTTGGATTTTTGTCCTGGATCAACTCAACACCCATCAATCCGCTTCATTAGTCCGACTGGTGGCAGCCTGTTGCCAGTTAGACCTGGATTTGGGCATCAAGGGCAAGTCTGGCATTCTGCACTCGATGGCTTCGCAATCTGCTTTCTTGAGCGATTCAACTTATCGCATTCGCTTGGTCTATGTGCCTAAACATATCTCTTGGCTGAATCAAATTGAATGTTGGTTTAGCATCTTAGTCAGACGGCTCATTCGACGTGGCAACTTTACCTCAACCGAGGATCTCAAGCATCAGATTCAAGCCTTCATTCGTTACTTCAATTGCACGATGGCAAAGCCGTTCAACTGGAAGTTTCGGGGCTTTGCGCCTCAGCCACATTAA
- a CDS encoding TonB-dependent receptor, which translates to MDRFFGVLVVTSSLLIAIPGWAEERDRTEPIRGIREIPRAATSVKEWLGQVPDTTSPIAPIQITSVRLNRTTSGTEVILETATGATLQAETQEDGKTLVAAIENAVLALPNANSFASKDPIAGITSITVTQQPENRVEIRVTGDREVPTISVKPSSNGAVLAVTASDSGDEEEITVTGRSSPYRVPSASTATRTDTPLRDIPQSIQVVPQQVLEDQKTVRLNDALRNVSGVFTGNLFGGTQENFNIRGFNDATTLTDGIRDSYAGSGLTLRDFANIEQLEVLKGPASVLYGNVEPGGVINIVTKQPLSTPFYSADLLIGSYSFYRPSFDFSGPLTPDKAVRYRLNAAYENAGSFRDFVNSEHVFVAPVLSWKIGDRTDLSINSSYLYDRRTFDRGIPAFGAGVADIPINRFLGERGDFRDVNQFRIGYQLQHRFNDNLRIRNAFRFLDTYEVVKSATAIGLDETTGELSRAYFDNANRFKVFLMQTDLVSNFKTGSINHQLLLGFDLQRDTLEGLFATPPDAFDATFVDRFTPNINIFNPIYNTRPRPSRSELELRRDDATTTDGLGIFLQDQIALTDNLKLLVGGRFDTISQRLRDKLTNSETRQADQAFSPRIGLVYQPIRPISLYASYSRSFAPNSGVQADGSLLESTRGTQYEVGVRAELNQQFTATLAAYQITKTNVATTDPNDQAFSLAIGEQRSRGIELDVAGTLIPGWNVIASYSYTNAEITRSNDLPVGNTINNVPRHKASLWTTYELQSSGLKGLGFGLGLFYVGDRAGDLDNSFELPSYLRTDAAIFYRQRNWRAGINFQNLFNTRYFETSEIGRTTVTPGAPLTVVGSFSLTF; encoded by the coding sequence ATGGATCGATTTTTTGGAGTTCTAGTCGTTACGTCTAGTTTGCTGATTGCGATTCCTGGATGGGCAGAAGAGCGCGATCGAACGGAACCGATTCGAGGAATTCGAGAAATCCCGCGAGCAGCAACTTCGGTCAAAGAATGGTTAGGGCAAGTTCCTGATACAACTTCCCCGATTGCACCGATTCAAATTACAAGTGTTCGACTAAATCGAACCACTTCTGGAACCGAAGTAATTTTAGAGACTGCAACAGGTGCAACCCTGCAAGCAGAAACTCAGGAAGATGGGAAAACGCTCGTTGCTGCCATTGAGAATGCAGTGTTGGCACTCCCAAACGCCAACTCATTTGCGAGTAAAGACCCGATCGCGGGGATTACCAGCATCACGGTCACTCAGCAGCCTGAAAATCGAGTCGAAATCAGAGTGACAGGCGATCGAGAAGTTCCGACTATTAGCGTCAAACCTAGCTCCAATGGAGCCGTGCTAGCCGTAACCGCCTCGGATTCAGGAGATGAAGAAGAAATTACCGTGACGGGTCGATCGAGTCCTTACCGGGTTCCGAGCGCCTCAACTGCAACGCGAACCGATACTCCTCTGCGCGACATTCCTCAATCGATTCAGGTGGTTCCACAACAGGTTTTAGAAGACCAGAAAACGGTGCGACTAAACGATGCACTGCGGAATGTGAGTGGCGTATTTACGGGGAATCTCTTTGGTGGAACGCAGGAAAACTTTAACATTCGTGGGTTTAATGATGCGACAACGCTGACCGATGGAATCAGAGACAGCTATGCAGGAAGTGGGCTAACGTTGCGGGACTTTGCCAATATTGAGCAACTTGAAGTTTTGAAGGGTCCAGCTTCAGTTCTCTACGGCAATGTTGAGCCGGGAGGCGTGATCAATATTGTGACGAAGCAACCGTTGTCAACGCCTTTCTACAGTGCAGATCTATTAATCGGCAGCTACAGTTTTTACCGTCCTAGCTTTGATTTTTCTGGTCCGCTAACCCCAGATAAAGCGGTGCGCTATCGCTTGAATGCTGCCTATGAAAATGCAGGTAGCTTTCGTGATTTCGTCAATAGTGAGCATGTTTTCGTCGCTCCGGTTCTGAGTTGGAAGATTGGCGATCGTACCGATCTATCAATCAATTCTAGCTACCTCTACGATCGTCGCACCTTCGATCGTGGCATTCCTGCCTTTGGAGCAGGCGTTGCAGATATTCCAATTAACCGTTTTTTGGGCGAACGGGGCGACTTTCGAGATGTGAACCAGTTCAGAATTGGCTATCAGTTACAGCATCGGTTTAACGACAACCTCAGAATTCGGAATGCCTTTAGATTTTTAGACACCTACGAAGTTGTGAAAAGTGCAACTGCGATCGGGCTAGATGAAACAACCGGAGAACTATCACGGGCTTATTTCGACAATGCCAACCGATTTAAAGTCTTTTTGATGCAAACCGATCTAGTCAGTAACTTCAAAACTGGCTCGATCAATCATCAGCTATTGTTAGGATTTGATTTGCAGCGCGACACATTGGAAGGATTATTTGCCACACCGCCCGATGCCTTTGATGCTACGTTTGTCGATCGCTTCACGCCCAACATCAACATTTTCAACCCAATTTACAACACACGTCCTCGTCCGTCCCGCTCAGAGCTAGAGTTGCGACGAGACGATGCGACGACAACCGATGGACTCGGAATTTTTCTGCAAGATCAGATTGCTTTAACCGATAATCTCAAACTGCTAGTAGGTGGACGATTTGACACAATTTCTCAACGATTGCGAGACAAATTAACAAATAGTGAAACAAGGCAAGCAGACCAAGCCTTTAGTCCTCGAATTGGGCTTGTCTATCAACCGATTCGACCGATATCGCTTTACGCAAGCTACAGTCGATCGTTTGCACCCAACAGCGGTGTTCAAGCAGATGGCTCACTCCTCGAATCCACACGCGGAACGCAATATGAAGTTGGTGTTCGAGCCGAACTCAATCAGCAATTTACCGCAACGCTTGCAGCTTACCAAATCACTAAAACAAATGTAGCAACCACTGATCCAAACGATCAAGCCTTCAGTCTTGCGATCGGAGAACAGCGCAGTCGAGGAATTGAGTTAGATGTTGCAGGCACGCTGATCCCTGGCTGGAACGTGATTGCATCTTATAGCTATACCAATGCCGAAATTACAAGAAGCAATGATCTACCCGTTGGCAACACGATCAACAATGTTCCACGCCACAAAGCCAGTTTATGGACAACCTATGAACTCCAAAGTAGTGGATTGAAGGGACTAGGATTCGGACTCGGCTTGTTTTATGTTGGCGATCGAGCAGGTGATTTAGACAACAGCTTTGAATTGCCCAGCTACCTCCGCACAGATGCTGCAATCTTCTATCGACAAAGAAACTGGCGGGCTGGAATTAACTTCCAGAATTTATTCAATACTCGCTATTTTGAAACCAGTGAAATTGGCAGAACCACTGTTACTCCTGGTGCACCGCTTACGGTTGTCGGTTCGTTCTCGCTCACTTTTTGA
- a CDS encoding cysteine synthase family protein, producing MTQTHLFTSQPSKTLPPNRSFLVPSPLFPDVTDALGMVPIVRLNRMHSLCQQHDFYLKLESCNPGGSIKEKNAAYLIRDAEQQGLLHPGGTIVESSSGNFGIGLAIVGAARGYRVMIVIDTKTSPTIRRMLQAYGAELVEVPLSAADAQGSMQVARMQKAQALASEIPGAWYPCQHQNPTNPNAHACFTAREIEAAFQGAPDAIVIGISTAGQLSGIGRFFKQRYPKTRVIGVDVAGSAIFGTPRHPYKMTGLGLSFIPPNFDPQMLDAAYCITDQIAFSVCHTLARQEGLLLGASTGAIVAAALADAQQFATPQRMLLLNPDRGDRYLETMYNTDWLMQQSITLLQGTELTQTIQSLQSIPLTVVRRSEVA from the coding sequence ATGACTCAGACACATCTCTTTACTTCTCAACCCTCAAAGACCTTGCCACCTAACCGTTCTTTTCTTGTTCCATCTCCTCTCTTTCCAGATGTGACAGATGCCCTCGGTATGGTTCCCATTGTTCGTTTGAATCGGATGCATTCTTTGTGCCAGCAGCATGATTTCTATCTCAAACTGGAGTCTTGTAATCCTGGCGGCAGCATCAAAGAGAAAAATGCAGCTTACTTAATTCGTGACGCAGAACAGCAAGGACTGCTGCATCCTGGCGGGACGATCGTTGAATCGAGTTCGGGCAATTTTGGGATTGGACTCGCGATCGTTGGCGCTGCTCGTGGCTATCGCGTCATGATTGTGATTGATACCAAAACGTCACCCACAATTCGGCGAATGCTGCAAGCTTATGGAGCAGAATTAGTCGAGGTTCCGTTAAGTGCAGCCGATGCTCAAGGATCGATGCAAGTCGCACGAATGCAAAAGGCGCAAGCACTGGCTTCTGAGATTCCGGGTGCTTGGTATCCCTGCCAGCATCAAAACCCGACTAACCCAAATGCTCATGCCTGCTTCACCGCACGAGAAATTGAAGCTGCATTCCAGGGTGCGCCGGATGCGATCGTCATTGGTATCAGCACAGCCGGACAACTCAGCGGCATCGGACGATTCTTTAAGCAGCGCTATCCTAAAACGCGCGTGATTGGGGTAGATGTTGCTGGATCAGCAATCTTTGGTACACCCCGTCATCCTTACAAAATGACGGGGTTGGGGCTATCCTTCATCCCACCGAACTTTGACCCACAGATGCTTGATGCGGCTTACTGCATCACCGATCAAATTGCTTTTTCAGTGTGTCATACCTTAGCTCGGCAAGAGGGCTTATTACTCGGTGCTTCAACCGGAGCCATTGTTGCAGCAGCATTAGCCGATGCTCAACAGTTTGCGACTCCACAACGGATGCTACTGCTCAATCCGGATCGAGGCGATCGCTACTTAGAAACGATGTACAACACAGATTGGTTAATGCAACAAAGCATTACACTCTTACAGGGAACTGAACTCACTCAAACCATTCAGTCCCTCCAGTCGATTCCTTTAACAGTTGTGCGCCGGAGCGAGGTTGCATGA
- a CDS encoding helix-turn-helix domain-containing protein yields the protein MMFQDEARPGTPAQFNLEQVVQIVALACEDPQ from the coding sequence GTGATGTTTCAGGACGAAGCCCGACCTGGAACCCCTGCTCAATTTAATCTGGAGCAGGTGGTGCAAATTGTGGCTTTAGCATGTGAAGACCCGCAATAG